In one Streptomyces sp. T12 genomic region, the following are encoded:
- a CDS encoding EI24 domain-containing protein produces MRDLGTGFRYLLQGQRWVARHGKQYEFGLIPGLIALVLYAAALVALAIWGEDFVSWSTPFADDWSSPWQRLFRGFLTAVLFALGLLLSVVTFTAVTLLIGQPFYENLSEKVDRDVSPDGTAPESGLPLWRELWISGRDSLRVVLRAAVWGVLLFALGFIPVVGQTVVPVIGVVVTGFFLTEELTAVALQRRRVELRDRLATLRSRKMLVWGFGTPLAAAFLVPFVAVFLMPGAVAGATLMARELLGEETQEEAAPAPDSETVSR; encoded by the coding sequence ATGCGCGATCTTGGGACCGGGTTCAGGTATCTCCTCCAGGGCCAGCGGTGGGTGGCCCGGCACGGCAAGCAGTACGAGTTCGGGCTGATCCCCGGCCTGATCGCCCTGGTGCTCTACGCGGCCGCACTGGTCGCGCTCGCGATCTGGGGCGAGGACTTCGTGTCCTGGTCGACGCCGTTCGCCGACGACTGGTCGAGCCCCTGGCAGCGCCTGTTCCGCGGCTTCCTCACCGCCGTCCTGTTCGCCCTCGGCCTGCTCCTCTCCGTCGTCACCTTCACCGCGGTCACGCTCCTGATCGGCCAGCCCTTCTACGAGAACCTCTCCGAGAAGGTCGACCGGGACGTCTCCCCGGACGGCACGGCCCCCGAGTCGGGCCTGCCGCTCTGGCGCGAGCTGTGGATCTCGGGCCGCGACAGCCTGCGGGTCGTGCTGCGCGCCGCCGTGTGGGGCGTGCTGCTCTTCGCCCTCGGTTTCATCCCGGTCGTCGGCCAGACGGTCGTACCGGTGATCGGCGTCGTCGTCACCGGCTTCTTCCTCACCGAGGAGCTCACGGCGGTCGCCCTCCAGCGTCGCCGCGTCGAACTCCGCGACCGCCTCGCCACGCTCCGCTCCCGCAAGATGCTGGTGTGGGGCTTCGGTACGCCCCTCGCCGCGGCCTTCCTGGTGCCGTTCGTCGCGGTGTTCCTGATGCCGGGCGCGGTCGCGGGCGCCACCCTCATGGCGCGGGAGCTGCTGGGTGAGGAGACCCAGGAGGAAGCGGCGCCCGCGCCCGACTCCGAGACCGTCAGCCGGTGA
- a CDS encoding M14 family zinc carboxypeptidase: MRTTRTVPARPVLITALTLTTAGSLLLTPPTAVADPEPPHREAALDQQAARTPASTARRALGTAEASSEAASAAIADDGRGYPRRQVLTPDPENPADKSIKLGLTPYHGIAPKLNALQSSGDRVSVEVAGRSAGGHRLYLVTVTAPETARQARTQARMRELIENAPAVAAKSPEIKRTYKTPVFFNNNIHGNEWEGTDASLKLIEQLATAKDAGTRDLLAHSRLYFNITANPDGRIAGTRTNANGFDMNRDFVTASQPEVRAMRQIMTVKQPAVMLDLHGYVNGTLIEPTTPPHGENYEYDLFLKNTYAGALGMEAAVNGLGYTPAKDGVEPAQIPFRDQEEGWDDWPPIFTPQYAAFHGTVAAHTVEIPMAVNNTAYDTLPVPELRRRSAINVDVAGAALRATLDFVRSKRASLVADQIEVFRRGATGAAQVPVSPETVPGVPGIGPEDVYTTTFPRAYVIPAAGTASARLVDHLLVNDVRVTRASRPFRLGGRTYPKGSYVVDMHQPKRGLANALLADGRDISDKVSVMYDISGWSLGRLWGAAVETLPRMPYGGVLRPVRAAASVAYVAQRGDLRLRLGDPNEVAALNSLLRQGVEVRRAADGSAIVPGSARRQAVEAARAYDVAFHATRLTGTAPLHRTRVAAAVTAGELFALREMNFEVTPVSTEVLNAGFDWSAVDVLFVSAGLDRDDLDADARAALDAFLDGHGLVGRGATGAALNSAAGLLAAKPVEGNGDANGVVRVVNSGGVLMGGAPEHGFVYAPVWFTDLGPKVRVEQAYATGNPLVSGHWRPSQDGSGGPADAAGQASVISGPRAVLFGTEPLFRDHPKGEFAQVGRALFAMAQASGSGEESG; encoded by the coding sequence GTGCGCACGACGAGAACCGTTCCCGCGAGACCCGTTCTGATCACCGCCCTCACCCTCACCACGGCGGGCTCCCTGCTCCTCACCCCGCCGACCGCCGTCGCAGACCCCGAACCCCCGCACCGCGAGGCCGCGCTCGACCAGCAGGCGGCGCGGACACCCGCGAGCACCGCCCGCCGGGCCCTCGGCACAGCCGAGGCGTCTTCCGAAGCGGCCTCCGCGGCGATCGCCGACGACGGCCGCGGCTACCCCCGCCGGCAGGTCCTCACCCCCGACCCCGAGAACCCGGCCGACAAGTCCATCAAGCTGGGCCTCACCCCGTACCACGGCATCGCGCCGAAGCTGAACGCCCTGCAGTCCTCCGGCGACCGGGTGAGCGTCGAGGTCGCGGGCCGCTCGGCCGGCGGGCACCGGCTCTACCTCGTCACCGTCACCGCCCCGGAGACCGCCCGCCAGGCCCGCACGCAGGCGCGTATGCGCGAGCTCATCGAGAACGCGCCCGCCGTCGCCGCCAAGTCCCCGGAGATCAAGCGGACGTACAAGACCCCGGTCTTCTTCAACAACAACATCCACGGCAACGAGTGGGAGGGCACCGACGCCTCCCTGAAGCTCATCGAGCAGCTGGCCACCGCCAAGGACGCGGGCACACGCGACCTGCTCGCCCACAGCCGCCTGTACTTCAACATCACCGCGAACCCGGACGGCCGTATCGCGGGCACGCGCACGAACGCGAACGGCTTCGACATGAACCGGGACTTCGTCACCGCCTCGCAGCCCGAGGTGCGGGCGATGCGGCAGATCATGACCGTCAAGCAGCCGGCCGTCATGCTCGATCTGCACGGCTACGTCAACGGCACCCTCATCGAACCCACCACTCCCCCGCACGGCGAGAACTACGAGTACGACCTCTTCCTGAAGAACACCTACGCGGGCGCCCTCGGCATGGAGGCCGCCGTCAACGGCCTCGGCTACACGCCCGCGAAGGACGGCGTCGAGCCCGCCCAGATCCCCTTCCGCGACCAGGAGGAGGGCTGGGACGACTGGCCGCCGATCTTCACCCCGCAGTACGCGGCCTTCCACGGCACGGTCGCCGCGCACACGGTGGAGATCCCGATGGCGGTGAACAACACCGCGTACGACACCCTGCCGGTCCCCGAGCTGCGCCGCCGGTCCGCGATCAACGTCGACGTCGCCGGGGCCGCCCTGCGCGCCACCCTCGACTTCGTGCGGTCGAAGCGCGCCTCGCTCGTCGCCGACCAGATCGAGGTCTTCCGGCGGGGGGCCACAGGCGCCGCGCAGGTGCCGGTGTCGCCCGAGACCGTCCCGGGCGTCCCCGGCATCGGCCCCGAGGACGTCTACACGACCACCTTCCCACGCGCGTACGTCATCCCGGCGGCAGGAACCGCCTCCGCCCGGCTCGTCGACCACCTCCTCGTCAATGACGTACGGGTCACCCGCGCGAGCCGCCCCTTCCGGCTGGGCGGACGGACGTACCCCAAGGGCTCGTACGTCGTCGACATGCACCAGCCCAAGCGCGGGCTCGCCAACGCGCTTCTCGCGGACGGGCGGGACATCAGCGACAAGGTCTCGGTGATGTACGACATCTCGGGCTGGAGCCTCGGCCGGCTGTGGGGCGCGGCGGTGGAGACCCTGCCGCGGATGCCGTACGGCGGTGTCCTGCGCCCGGTCCGTGCGGCGGCCTCCGTCGCGTACGTCGCCCAGCGCGGCGATCTCCGGCTGCGGCTCGGCGACCCGAACGAGGTCGCCGCCCTCAACTCCCTGCTGCGCCAAGGCGTCGAGGTGCGCCGCGCGGCCGACGGCAGCGCGATCGTGCCGGGCTCGGCACGCCGGCAGGCCGTGGAGGCCGCCCGCGCGTACGACGTCGCCTTCCACGCGACGAGGCTCACCGGCACCGCCCCGCTGCACCGCACCCGCGTCGCCGCGGCCGTCACGGCGGGTGAGCTGTTCGCGCTGCGGGAGATGAACTTCGAGGTCACGCCGGTCTCGACGGAGGTGCTGAACGCCGGGTTCGACTGGTCGGCGGTGGATGTGCTGTTCGTGTCGGCGGGGCTCGACCGCGACGACCTGGACGCCGACGCCCGTGCGGCCCTGGACGCCTTCCTCGACGGGCACGGTCTGGTCGGCCGCGGTGCCACGGGTGCCGCGCTCAACTCGGCGGCCGGGCTGCTGGCCGCGAAGCCGGTCGAGGGCAACGGGGACGCCAACGGCGTGGTGCGCGTGGTGAATTCGGGCGGTGTCCTGATGGGTGGCGCCCCGGAGCACGGCTTCGTGTACGCGCCGGTGTGGTTCACCGATCTCGGGCCGAAGGTGCGGGTCGAGCAGGCGTACGCGACCGGGAACCCGCTCGTCTCCGGGCACTGGCGGCCCTCGCAGGACGGCTCCGGCGGCCCCGCGGACGCGGCGGGGCAGGCCTCGGTGATCAGCGGCCCGCGGGCCGTGCTGTTCGGCACCGAGCCGCTCTTCCGGGATCATCCGAAGGGGGAATTCGCCCAGGTCGGACGGGCGTTGTTCGCCATGGCACAGGCAAGCGGCTCAGGTGAGGAGAGCGGATGA
- a CDS encoding serine hydrolase domain-containing protein, producing the protein MTQEIHGTVADGFEEAREEFAAFVAGELPDYEGQLCAYVRGRRVVDLWTGDGCAADSLYGVFSSTKGAAHLVVALLVQEGTLELDRKVTYYWPEFAAEGKGGLTLRDLLAHRAGLIGLDAGFTEDELADDAAIAERLADQRPFWRPGTAFGYHALVIGALTGEVVRRATGRSLREVYEERVRAPYGLDFHLGLPEELEPRYRSVQPMAPTPEQQAVLDSVPRGPHTLASIAFNTHVPNPGELVDHANSRTVRAKGPASAGGVAAARGLAGMYAAAISEVDGRPPLLKPDTIAEVGQIHSTGYDLVARTHKSFGLGFQAVSDTWYPFLGAGAFGHSGAGGSQAFADPRSGLAYGYTRRRCAFPGGAAPENERLVRAVHKAALAS; encoded by the coding sequence ATGACGCAGGAGATCCACGGAACCGTCGCGGACGGCTTCGAGGAGGCGCGCGAGGAGTTCGCCGCGTTCGTGGCCGGGGAACTGCCCGACTACGAAGGGCAGTTGTGCGCGTATGTGCGAGGCCGCAGGGTCGTCGACCTGTGGACCGGTGACGGCTGCGCGGCCGACTCCCTGTACGGCGTTTTCTCCTCCACCAAGGGCGCCGCTCACCTCGTGGTCGCGCTTCTCGTGCAGGAGGGCACGCTGGAGCTGGACCGCAAGGTGACGTACTACTGGCCGGAGTTCGCAGCCGAGGGCAAGGGCGGACTGACACTGCGCGATCTGCTCGCGCACCGTGCGGGGCTGATCGGGCTCGACGCCGGGTTCACCGAGGACGAGCTGGCCGACGATGCCGCCATCGCCGAACGGCTCGCGGACCAGCGGCCGTTCTGGCGCCCCGGCACGGCCTTCGGCTACCACGCGCTGGTCATCGGCGCGCTCACCGGCGAGGTCGTACGGCGGGCCACGGGCCGTTCGCTCCGGGAGGTGTACGAGGAGCGGGTGCGGGCGCCGTACGGCCTGGACTTCCACCTCGGGCTGCCCGAGGAGCTGGAGCCCCGTTACCGCTCCGTGCAGCCGATGGCCCCGACGCCGGAGCAGCAGGCGGTGCTGGACTCGGTGCCGAGGGGGCCGCACACGCTGGCCTCGATCGCCTTCAACACGCATGTCCCGAACCCGGGCGAGCTGGTGGACCACGCCAACTCCCGTACGGTGCGCGCCAAGGGGCCCGCCTCGGCGGGCGGGGTCGCGGCCGCGCGCGGGCTCGCCGGGATGTACGCGGCGGCGATCAGCGAGGTCGACGGACGGCCGCCGCTGCTGAAGCCGGACACGATCGCCGAGGTCGGCCAGATCCATTCGACCGGGTACGACCTGGTGGCCCGGACGCACAAATCCTTCGGGCTCGGCTTCCAGGCGGTCTCCGACACCTGGTACCCGTTCCTGGGCGCGGGGGCCTTCGGCCACAGCGGGGCCGGCGGTTCGCAGGCGTTCGCGGATCCGCGCAGCGGGCTCGCCTACGGCTACACGCGGCGGCGTTGCGCCTTCCCTGGCGGGGCGGCGCCGGAGAACGAGCGGTTGGTGAGGGCGGTGCACAAGGCTGCGCTGGCGAGCTGA
- a CDS encoding organic hydroperoxide resistance protein, whose product MSIQQTDVLYTAVATAENGRDGRVATDDGQLDVVVNPPKEMGGSGAGTNPEQLFAAGYSACFQGALGVVARQEKADISGSTVTAKVGIGKNDDGFGIIVEISAHIPNVGTETAKGLLEKAHQVCPYSKATRGNITVTLV is encoded by the coding sequence ATGTCCATCCAGCAGACCGACGTCCTCTACACCGCCGTCGCCACCGCCGAGAACGGCCGCGACGGCCGGGTCGCCACCGACGACGGCCAACTCGACGTCGTAGTGAACCCGCCCAAGGAGATGGGCGGCAGCGGCGCCGGCACCAACCCGGAGCAGCTGTTCGCGGCCGGCTACAGCGCCTGCTTCCAGGGCGCCCTCGGCGTCGTGGCCCGCCAGGAGAAGGCCGACATCTCCGGCTCGACCGTCACCGCGAAGGTCGGCATCGGCAAGAACGACGACGGGTTCGGCATCATCGTCGAGATCTCGGCGCACATCCCGAACGTCGGCACGGAGACCGCGAAGGGGCTCCTCGAGAAGGCCCACCAGGTCTGCCCGTACTCGAAGGCGACCCGCGGCAACATCACCGTGACGCTGGTCTGA
- a CDS encoding NADP-dependent oxidoreductase, whose translation MINREWHLLSRPVGWPKAEDFALVEAEVPTPGEGQVLVRNKYLSVDPYMRGRMSAAKSYVAPFELGKVMQGGAVGEVVASNAEGIAVGDHVLHFLGWREFAAVDAKSAVKVDPDAAPLSTYLGVLGMTGLTAYAGLLRTASFKEGDVVFVSGAAGAVGSQVGQIAKLKGASRVIGSAGSDEKVKLLVEEYGFDAAFNYKNGSVGEQLREAAPDGIDVYFDNVGGDHLEAAIGQLNVHGRIAICGMISVYNNTEPAPGPKNLARLIATRGRIEGLLVGDHYDFQPQFVQEVGPWVASGQLKYRETVVEGIENNLEAFLGVLRGDNTGKMIVKL comes from the coding sequence ATGATCAACCGCGAATGGCACCTCCTCTCCCGCCCCGTCGGCTGGCCCAAGGCCGAGGACTTCGCCCTGGTCGAGGCCGAGGTGCCGACGCCCGGCGAGGGGCAGGTGCTCGTCCGGAACAAGTACCTCTCCGTGGACCCGTACATGCGCGGCCGTATGAGTGCCGCCAAGTCCTACGTCGCCCCCTTCGAGCTGGGCAAGGTCATGCAGGGCGGTGCGGTCGGCGAGGTGGTCGCCTCCAACGCCGAGGGCATCGCCGTCGGAGACCACGTCCTGCACTTCCTCGGCTGGCGCGAGTTCGCGGCCGTGGACGCGAAGAGCGCCGTCAAGGTCGACCCGGACGCCGCCCCCCTGTCCACGTACCTCGGCGTGCTCGGCATGACCGGCCTCACCGCCTACGCCGGACTGCTGCGCACCGCGTCCTTCAAGGAAGGTGACGTCGTCTTCGTGTCCGGCGCGGCCGGCGCCGTCGGCAGCCAGGTCGGCCAGATCGCCAAGCTCAAGGGCGCCTCCCGGGTCATCGGCTCGGCCGGGTCGGACGAGAAGGTCAAGCTGCTCGTCGAGGAGTACGGCTTCGACGCCGCCTTCAACTACAAGAACGGCTCGGTGGGCGAGCAGCTGCGCGAGGCCGCCCCGGACGGCATCGACGTCTACTTCGACAACGTCGGCGGCGACCACCTGGAGGCCGCGATCGGGCAGCTCAACGTCCATGGCCGGATCGCCATCTGCGGCATGATCTCGGTCTACAACAACACCGAGCCCGCCCCCGGCCCGAAGAACCTCGCCCGCCTCATCGCGACCCGCGGCCGCATCGAGGGCCTCCTCGTCGGCGACCACTACGACTTCCAGCCGCAGTTCGTCCAGGAGGTCGGCCCCTGGGTCGCCTCGGGGCAGCTCAAGTACCGCGAGACGGTCGTCGAGGGCATCGAGAACAACCTGGAGGCGTTCCTCGGGGTCCTGCGCGGCGACAACACCGGGAAGATGATCGTCAAGCTCTGA
- a CDS encoding MarR family winged helix-turn-helix transcriptional regulator: MATPHKTRRPDELTLEVVDLIGAVVARYHEEYDEAAAQHALTGAQARLLSLLSLEPLPMRKLAQRLRCEPSNVTGIVDRLESRGLVERRPDPADRRVKLAAATDEGRQVARSLRESLRFAREPLAGLSEEERLALRDLLRRMLGVEV; encoded by the coding sequence ATGGCCACCCCACACAAGACCCGCCGCCCCGATGAGCTGACCCTCGAGGTCGTCGACCTCATCGGCGCGGTCGTGGCCCGCTACCACGAGGAGTACGACGAGGCCGCCGCCCAGCACGCGCTGACCGGCGCGCAGGCGCGGCTGCTGAGCCTGCTGTCGCTGGAGCCGCTGCCGATGCGGAAGCTGGCGCAGCGGCTGCGGTGCGAGCCGTCGAACGTGACCGGCATCGTGGACCGCCTGGAGTCCCGGGGCCTGGTGGAGCGCCGCCCGGACCCGGCGGACCGGCGGGTGAAGCTGGCGGCGGCGACGGACGAGGGCCGGCAGGTGGCCCGCAGCCTGCGCGAGTCGCTGCGGTTCGCCCGTGAGCCGCTCGCGGGGCTCTCCGAGGAGGAGCGGCTGGCGCTGCGGGATCTGCTGCGGCGGATGCTGGGCGTGGAGGTCTAG
- a CDS encoding LuxR C-terminal-related transcriptional regulator: MTPDGDPVLAARLAVPAVPGTFVRRDRLVEQLAEGAHGPLTLVNGPAGAGKTLLVADWITAYEPGAVAWLTVEPQDSAPGVFWSYVLHAFRHHGVALPDDIGSPARPGEVDHSLLARLAAWLNARDSRVTLVLDEFDRVAGAAAVADELHFVLRHAGDGLRLVIISRTEPLLPLYRYRAAGELVDIRADDLAFRAEETSALVDRHGLPLSAEAARVLTERTEGWAAGLRLCTLAAQRAADPESFLKDFEAGHSTVADFLLGEVLRAHPAQTQDLLLRTSILEETHPDLANALTGRDDAEPILEELQRANAFVEPIGHSWYRLHPLFAEILRVHLRVRHPGLEPELHRTAAEWLSRAGLLDEALPHAADAGDWELAAAELIDHLAIGRLLTGLAAERLDGLFARMAPEASGPAPDLVRAARELARHDVDRGVTYLRRAEENLPGGGTDDAAAARLSCAVLRVLAARVAGSADLAETAARDAAEAERALPADQVERHPELTARMLTDLGSAQLWAGRFDAAGATLSAAVDAAQGRSTAFARHEALGRLALIDFLHGRPGRAEAHARGAIAEAEQSGLPVSERTGMAQLVLAAVAIDRDDLTPAQGHLDQAAATSAASRDPVVAVELAILRSRMLVARGDPRAALLALDDMAKQPLVFAEPSPWVSDRIAMATAAAHLADGDPKAAVKVFEEQRSHSPESLAAEARARVAAGDRERALGILDELPEPQDRGPVIEVWVLLTRAQAVDALGDAAAAESLVLRALTAARPHHLRRPFLEAGPWLRRLMLHRPSLAREHAWLTSTLSPQPAASRQRDESVGPSPEPLSTRERDVLERLAQLMSTEEIAADLHLSVNTVKTHLKSIYRKLSATRRGEAVRRARELGLL, encoded by the coding sequence GTGACTCCGGACGGTGACCCGGTGCTCGCCGCACGGCTCGCGGTGCCGGCGGTGCCCGGGACGTTCGTGCGCAGGGACCGGCTCGTCGAGCAGCTGGCCGAGGGTGCGCACGGTCCACTGACCCTGGTCAACGGTCCCGCGGGAGCAGGCAAGACGCTGCTGGTCGCCGACTGGATCACGGCCTACGAGCCGGGGGCCGTCGCCTGGTTGACCGTGGAGCCGCAGGACAGCGCGCCCGGCGTCTTCTGGTCCTACGTACTGCATGCCTTTCGGCACCACGGGGTCGCCCTGCCCGACGACATCGGCAGCCCGGCCCGCCCCGGCGAGGTGGACCACTCGCTGCTCGCCCGTCTCGCGGCCTGGCTGAACGCACGGGACAGCCGGGTGACCCTCGTCCTGGACGAGTTCGACCGGGTGGCCGGCGCTGCCGCCGTGGCCGACGAGCTGCACTTCGTGCTCCGCCATGCCGGCGACGGACTGCGCCTGGTGATCATCAGCCGCACGGAGCCGCTGCTGCCGCTGTACCGCTACCGGGCCGCCGGTGAACTCGTCGACATCCGCGCCGACGACCTGGCCTTCCGCGCCGAGGAGACGTCGGCCCTGGTCGACCGGCACGGGCTGCCGCTGTCGGCCGAGGCCGCGCGCGTGCTGACCGAGCGCACCGAGGGCTGGGCGGCGGGGCTGCGGCTGTGCACGCTGGCCGCGCAGCGGGCCGCCGACCCGGAGAGCTTCCTGAAGGACTTCGAGGCCGGGCACAGCACGGTGGCCGACTTCCTGCTGGGCGAGGTGCTGCGCGCCCACCCCGCCCAGACCCAGGACCTGCTGCTGCGCACCAGCATCCTGGAGGAGACCCACCCCGATCTGGCCAACGCCCTCACCGGGCGGGACGACGCGGAGCCGATCCTGGAGGAACTGCAACGGGCGAACGCGTTCGTCGAGCCCATCGGGCATTCCTGGTACCGGCTGCACCCGCTCTTCGCCGAGATTCTGCGGGTGCATCTGCGCGTGCGCCACCCCGGCCTGGAGCCGGAGCTGCACCGTACGGCCGCCGAGTGGCTGAGCCGGGCGGGCCTGCTCGACGAGGCCCTGCCGCACGCGGCGGACGCGGGTGACTGGGAGCTTGCCGCCGCCGAGCTCATCGACCATCTGGCGATCGGCCGGCTGCTGACCGGGCTGGCCGCCGAGCGGCTGGACGGCCTCTTCGCGAGGATGGCGCCGGAGGCGTCCGGGCCCGCCCCCGACCTGGTGCGCGCGGCGCGCGAGCTGGCCCGCCACGACGTCGACCGGGGTGTCACGTATCTGCGCCGCGCGGAGGAGAACCTGCCGGGCGGCGGCACCGACGACGCCGCGGCGGCGCGGTTGAGCTGTGCGGTGCTTCGGGTGCTGGCCGCCCGGGTCGCGGGCTCGGCGGACCTCGCCGAGACGGCCGCGAGGGACGCCGCGGAGGCGGAGCGCGCCCTGCCGGCCGACCAGGTGGAACGGCATCCGGAGCTGACGGCCCGCATGCTCACCGACCTCGGATCGGCCCAGCTGTGGGCGGGCCGCTTCGACGCCGCGGGCGCGACGCTGTCCGCCGCCGTGGACGCCGCCCAGGGGCGCTCGACGGCGTTCGCGCGGCACGAGGCCCTCGGCCGGCTGGCTCTGATCGACTTCCTGCACGGCCGGCCGGGCCGGGCCGAGGCGCATGCCCGTGGGGCGATCGCCGAGGCGGAGCAGTCGGGGCTGCCGGTGTCCGAGCGGACCGGGATGGCCCAGCTCGTGCTGGCGGCCGTAGCCATCGACCGCGACGACCTGACGCCCGCCCAGGGCCATCTCGACCAGGCGGCCGCCACCTCCGCCGCCTCCCGCGATCCCGTCGTGGCCGTGGAACTGGCGATCCTGCGCTCACGGATGCTGGTCGCGAGGGGCGACCCCCGGGCGGCACTGCTGGCTCTCGACGACATGGCGAAACAGCCCCTGGTATTCGCCGAGCCCTCCCCCTGGGTGAGCGACCGCATCGCCATGGCCACGGCCGCGGCGCATCTGGCCGACGGTGATCCGAAGGCGGCGGTGAAGGTCTTCGAGGAACAGCGGTCGCACAGCCCGGAGAGCCTGGCGGCCGAGGCACGGGCACGGGTGGCCGCGGGCGACCGCGAGCGGGCCCTCGGCATCCTCGACGAACTCCCCGAGCCCCAAGACCGGGGACCGGTCATCGAGGTGTGGGTGCTGCTGACCCGTGCGCAGGCCGTCGACGCGCTCGGCGACGCGGCCGCCGCGGAGAGCCTGGTCCTGCGGGCCCTGACGGCCGCGCGTCCGCATCACCTCAGGCGGCCGTTCCTGGAAGCCGGGCCGTGGCTCAGGCGGCTGATGCTCCATCGGCCCTCGCTCGCCCGGGAACATGCCTGGCTGACCAGCACACTCTCGCCGCAGCCCGCCGCCTCGCGGCAGCGGGACGAGTCCGTGGGCCCGAGCCCCGAGCCGCTCAGCACGCGGGAACGGGACGTCCTGGAACGGTTGGCCCAGCTCATGTCCACCGAGGAGATCGCCGCCGACCTGCATCTGTCGGTCAACACGGTGAAGACCCACCTGAAGAGCATCTACCGCAAGCTCTCCGCCACCCGGCGCGGCGAGGCGGTCCGCCGGGCCCGCGAACTCGGGCTGCTCTGA
- a CDS encoding SHOCT domain-containing protein yields MDYPLLNAFLTMLWFFLWVMWFVLLFRVIGDIFRDDDMGGWGKAGWTVFVCALPFLGVFVYLIARGRGMGERDVRQMQRQEDAFRSYVQEAAAGAPATGAPQATRVDELTKLAGLHDHGDITDAEYERAKAKVLAG; encoded by the coding sequence GTGGACTATCCGCTGCTCAACGCGTTCCTGACCATGCTCTGGTTCTTCCTGTGGGTCATGTGGTTCGTCCTGCTCTTCCGGGTCATCGGGGACATCTTTCGGGACGACGACATGGGCGGCTGGGGCAAGGCGGGCTGGACGGTCTTCGTCTGTGCGCTGCCGTTCCTCGGCGTCTTCGTGTACCTGATCGCCCGCGGCCGCGGCATGGGTGAGCGCGATGTGCGCCAGATGCAGCGGCAGGAGGACGCATTCCGCTCCTACGTCCAGGAGGCGGCCGCCGGCGCCCCGGCGACCGGGGCGCCCCAGGCGACCCGCGTGGACGAGCTGACCAAGCTGGCCGGGCTGCACGACCACGGCGACATCACCGACGCCGAGTACGAGAGGGCCAAGGCGAAGGTACTCGCGGGCTGA
- a CDS encoding GAP family protein codes for MDGLNVLPLAVTMMAGPQIMSAIIFVTTPRAVRVSVAFLVGVAAATTVGTAITWSLASLFDLGDPGDSGSSGKIIQYVLVGLLVAAAIKNWVRRESIQPPKWLGTLMSADPRKALKVGLLIILLMPSDIVVMLTVGTNLAQADANFAEALPFIAATVLIAALPLLFLLLFHRRAIAAMPHVRDWMNTHSWLINIIVCGIFILLILA; via the coding sequence GTGGACGGTCTGAATGTGCTGCCGCTGGCCGTGACCATGATGGCCGGCCCGCAGATCATGTCGGCGATCATCTTCGTCACGACACCCAGAGCCGTGCGGGTGTCGGTCGCCTTCCTCGTCGGTGTCGCCGCCGCCACCACCGTCGGCACCGCGATCACCTGGAGCCTCGCCTCCCTGTTCGACCTGGGCGACCCCGGCGACTCCGGATCGAGCGGCAAGATCATCCAGTATGTGCTGGTCGGCCTCCTGGTGGCGGCCGCGATCAAGAACTGGGTCCGCCGCGAGAGCATTCAGCCACCGAAATGGCTGGGCACGCTCATGTCGGCGGATCCCAGGAAAGCCCTCAAGGTCGGGCTGCTCATCATCCTGCTGATGCCGTCGGACATCGTCGTCATGCTGACGGTGGGCACGAACCTGGCGCAGGCGGACGCCAACTTCGCCGAGGCACTGCCGTTCATCGCGGCGACCGTGCTCATCGCCGCGCTTCCCCTGCTGTTCCTGCTGCTGTTCCACCGCAGGGCGATCGCCGCCATGCCGCATGTGCGCGACTGGATGAACACGCACAGCTGGCTGATCAACATCATCGTCTGCGGGATCTTCATCCTGCTGATCCTCGCCTGA
- a CDS encoding SHOCT domain-containing protein yields the protein MDYPLLNVFLTMLWFFLWIMWLMLLFRVVGDIFRDDALSGWGKAGWTLTVCVLPFLGVFVYLIARGRGMGEREMRRAQDRERAFRAYVQQAAAAPAAPGPKTPGVKADELGRLAALHDRGAITDAEYEQAKSKVLTS from the coding sequence ATGGACTATCCCCTGCTCAACGTGTTCCTGACCATGCTCTGGTTCTTCCTGTGGATCATGTGGCTCATGCTGCTGTTCCGCGTGGTCGGCGACATCTTCCGCGACGACGCGCTCAGCGGCTGGGGGAAGGCGGGCTGGACGCTGACGGTGTGTGTGCTGCCGTTCCTCGGTGTCTTCGTCTACCTGATCGCCCGTGGGCGCGGGATGGGCGAGCGCGAGATGCGCCGGGCGCAGGACCGGGAGCGGGCGTTTCGCGCGTACGTCCAGCAGGCCGCCGCAGCCCCCGCCGCACCGGGACCGAAGACGCCGGGCGTCAAGGCGGACGAGCTGGGCAGGCTGGCCGCGCTGCACGACCGGGGCGCCATCACCGACGCCGAGTACGAGCAAGCCAAGTCCAAGGTCCTGACGTCCTGA